A part of Carassius carassius chromosome 4, fCarCar2.1, whole genome shotgun sequence genomic DNA contains:
- the LOC132131639 gene encoding melanopsin-A-like, with amino-acid sequence MEPQWQIYKKLDIPDHVHYIIALFVLIIGTLGVTGNALVMFAFYSNKKLRNLPNYFIMNLAVSDFLMAITQSPVFFINCVFKEWMFGELGCKIYAFCGALFGITSMINLLAISIDRYVVITKPLQTIQWSSKRRTSLAILCIWIYSLAWSLAPLIGWSSYIPEGLMTSCTWDYTSPSPANKSYTMMLCCFVFFIPLAIILYCYLFMFLSVRKASRDLERLSSQKSSFVKQQSMRSEWKLAKIAAVVIVVFVLSWSPYACVTLIAWAGHANILTPYSKTLPAVIAKSSAIYNPFIYAIIHTKYRATLAEKVPGLSCLSRLHKDCLTSSTNSNASFKDTSVSRQSSVSKNKLHTTFASGSSAMVMGELELDLMENRHNLSKVSFRDSSRQRILKCSSLLIEKPSVQMRESFSLCERDLVSGSLAMATAPTVVYTKKSGSADMTTDLSFNPKNDSMTHSSSGAPTVIISPASESNIQKEKKSLDLTVRI; translated from the exons ATGGAGCCTCAATGGCAGATCTACAAAAAACTGGACATCCCGGATCATGTGCATTACATCATCGCTCTCTTCGTCCTCATCATCGGCACTTTAGGAGTCACGGGCAATGCTTTGGTCATGTTTGCCTTCTACAG TAATAAAAAGTTGCGGAACCTgccaaattatttcataatgaaCCTGGCGGTCAGTGATTTCCTCATGGCCATCACACAATCTCCAGTGTTCTTCATCAACTGCGTGTTCAAGGAGTGGATGTTTGGGGAACTGG GATGTAAAATATATGCATTCTGTGGCGCGCTGTTTGGCATCACCTCGATGATAAACCTGTTGGCCATCTCTATCGATCGATACGTGGTCATCACCAAACCGCTGCAGACCATCCAGTGGAGCTCCAAGCGCAGAACCTCTCTGGCCATCCTCTGCATCTGGATCTACTCACTGGCCTGGAGTCTGGCACCTCTGATTGGCTGGA GTTCCTACATCCCTGAAGGTCTGATGACATCCTGCACGTGGGACTACACCTCTCCGTCTCCTGCCAACAAAAGTTACACCATGATGCTGTGCTGTTTTGTCTTCTTCATCCCTCTGGCCATCATCCTCTACTGTTACCTGTTCATGTTCCTCTCCGTACGAAAGGCCAGCAG agattTAGAGCGGCTGAGCTCTCAGAAGTCCAGCTTTGTGAAGCAGCAGTCCATGAGGAGTGAATGGAAACTGGCCAAAATAGCGGCTGTGGTCATAGTGGTGTTTGTGCTGTCTTGGTCCCCCTACGCGTGCGTCACCCTCATCGCCTGGGCAGG CCATGCAAACATCCTCACGCCCTACTCTAAAACATTGCCAGCGGTCATCGCCAAATCATCTGCCATCTACAACCCTTTCATATATGCCATAATTCACACCAAATACAG AGCCACTTTAGCTGAGAAGGTCCCAGGTTTGTCCTGCCTGTCTCGCCTTCATAAGGACTGTCTCACCTCCTCCACCAATAGCAACGCCTCGTTCAAGGACACCAGTGTCAGCAGACAGTCATCAGTCTCCAAGAACAAACTCCACACGACCTTCGCCAGCGGCTCCAGTGCTATG GTAATGGGAGAATTGGAGCTGGACCTGATGGAGAACAGGCATAATTTGTCTAAAGTGTCATTTAGAGACTCATCTAGACAGCGGATCCTCAAATGCTCCTCGCTGCTGATAGAGAAG CCTTCAGTACAGATGAGAGAGTCGTTCAGTCTGTGCGAGCGAGATCTCGTCTCTGGATCCCTCGCAATGGCAACAGCACCGACTGTCGTTTACACTAAGAAGAGCGGGAGTGCCGATATGACCACTGACCTCTCGTTTAACCCTAAGAATGACTCCATGACCCACAGCTCCTCTGGTGCTCCCACAGTCATCATCAGTCCAGCTTCAGAGAGCAACATACAAAAGGAGAAGAAAAGTCTGGATCTCACTGTAAGGATATAA